The DNA segment CTCTCTTTCCAATTCGCGGATTTTCTTGTTTCTGGAACGAAGCTCCAGCGTTTTATAAAGTGAGGGAAGCGCTTCGAGCAGAGCAATCGCAATCATCCCCAAACAGAAAGTGATCAAAAGAATAAATCCCAAAGGCAGAGGCACGGACTTGAAACCATTTGGCATCACGACAGGAATCCAAAATTTAAAAACAATGGGGTACGAAAAAGTGGTCTGGTCCAGATTGCAGTAGACAAAATTGAGAAGGACAAAAAACAGAAACGCCATAATAATGGCAAAAACTAAACGTTTCATAGTGGGCTCCTTAATTTTTGAAAACCGTCGGCAATTCTGTCATAGGTGTTGCCTAAATATTCCGGCATGACACGCGTATTTCCGATCACGGGCATGAAATTGGTATCTCCCAACCACCTAGGAATGACGTGCCAGTGAAGATGATCTTCAATACCGCATCCGGCCGTTTTTCCCAGATTCAATCCGCAATTAAAACCCTCCGCGTTCATGGAAGCGCCCAAAATTTCCATCCCCTCTCCCATAAACCAGAGACTTTCCTGATAAACCTGTGGAGATAATTCCTTGAGTTTTGCGACATGTTGATAGGGACAAATCAGGAGATGTCCGTTGTTGTAGGGAAAACGATTCATCACGACGTAGGTGACTTTTCCCTTCGCCAAAACCAGATTTTCACGATTGGGATCTCCTGAACCGAGATCACAGAATACACAAGGCACTCCTTCTTTTTTTTGGCGAGCATCCTTTATATACTCCAAACGCCAAGGAGCCCAAATTATAGGGGCAGGCAAAGCCCCCTCCGCCGGCAAAGCCGTCGGAGCCTCCCCCTCTCGCCCGCTTTGCGGGCTAGTTTCATTATCCATGATTATTATTCACCTTCTCTTTTAATTCTTTTCCTACTTTGAAAAACGGAACGCGGCGTGTGCCGACTGAAACTTGCTGGCCTGTTTTGGGGTTGCGCCCCTGACGTGCCTGACGAACGCGCACTTCAAAACTTCCAAAGCCGCGAATCTCGATGCGATCCCCTTTCATCAACGAATGAGTCATCGAATCGAAAATTGTATTGACGATCACCTCAACATCTTTGGCCGCCAAATTCGGCAACCTGTTGGCGATGTACAATACCAAATCACTTTTATTCACGAAACCTCCTTTATGGGACCATGGACTATGGACCATAGACCATGGATTGAAAACTTTATGGATATAAATAACA comes from the Deltaproteobacteria bacterium genome and includes:
- a CDS encoding integration host factor subunit beta, which produces MNKSDLVLYIANRLPNLAAKDVEVIVNTIFDSMTHSLMKGDRIEIRGFGSFEVRVRQARQGRNPKTGQQVSVGTRRVPFFKVGKELKEKVNNNHG
- a CDS encoding HIT domain-containing protein, which gives rise to MDNETSPQSGREGEAPTALPAEGALPAPIIWAPWRLEYIKDARQKKEGVPCVFCDLGSGDPNRENLVLAKGKVTYVVMNRFPYNNGHLLICPYQHVAKLKELSPQVYQESLWFMGEGMEILGASMNAEGFNCGLNLGKTAGCGIEDHLHWHVIPRWLGDTNFMPVIGNTRVMPEYLGNTYDRIADGFQKLRSPL
- a CDS encoding LapA family protein gives rise to the protein MKRLVFAIIMAFLFFVLLNFVYCNLDQTTFSYPIVFKFWIPVVMPNGFKSVPLPLGFILLITFCLGMIAIALLEALPSLYKTLELRSRNKKIRELERELTVSRQLAGVEKRT